The Christiangramia forsetii KT0803 DNA segment CTGACGATCTTCGATTCCATCACCGTCAGTATCAGGACAACCGTTGAATTCTTCTAGACCTGGTTGTTCTGGACATTCATCATCTTTATCATAAATTCCGTCACCGTCAGAATCAGTTCCTCCGAACATAAATTTGATTCCAGCAGCATGTTGGAAATGTTGAGCTCCATCAGTATCAAATGTATGCTTGTATTTAGATTCAAGTGTTAATGCAATGTTGTCTGAAAACCAAAAGTTAACTCCAGCCTTACCGTTTAAGGTAGGGTTGCTAAAATTCTCAAGGTCAGATCCGTCTTGATCACCAATCCAGGTATAACCACCACCAATACCAAGAACGGGATCAATCCACCCATCGTTAAGTAAAGCTCTAAGGCTATAATCTGCACTAAGATCAACAGCATAGTATGATAAATCTCCAACAGATCTATCTCCATACTTATCAATTTGGTTGATAGAACCACTTATTTCACCAACAAATCCAGCTCCAATATATCTGGATACAGATAATTTAGAAACCGCTGGTAGAATATTCCAGTGATCTCCAGTATTGAAGTATTCGTCGAACATACCGCCAAGAGGTGCGTCTTCACCAGTTGGGTAGAAGTCAACTGCATTGGTACCTATACCAATTGCCCATGGGTTGTCGGCATCCTGTGCCTGAACCGAAGTAAAGCCCAAAAACAGTAGTGAGGCCAGTACAATTTTGCTAAGATGTTTCATATTTAATAGTTTAGTTTTAAGTGTTAATTGTAAGCAAAAGTATATGCTTAATGCATATTAACAAAAGTAAAAATAATAAAGTTTTCTTAATTACAGCGCCCTTCCAAAGGATTTATAAGGTTTTTATTAACTGATTATCAACCGTTTTGGCGATGAATTAGAAAAATTTTAATGTGAAAAAAAATTAAATAACCTTTAATTCTTTTCCTACTTTCTTAAAAGCCGCAATAGCTTTGTCTAAATGTTCTTTATTGTGAGCGGCAGAAAGTTGCACTCTAATTCTAGCTTTTCCCTTAGGAACTACGGGATAAAAGAATCCAATCACATAAATTCCTTCTTCCAGTAATTTATCAGCCATGTCCTGAGATAATTTAGCATCGTGAAGCATTACTGGAACGATAGCTGCCTCTCCATCTATAATTTCAAAACCAGCTTCTTTAATTTCTTTTTTGAAATAAGCTGTGTTTTCCTTTAACTTTTTACGCAGACTATCATCATTTTTGAGCATATCAAATACTTTGATCGAAGCCCCTACAATAGAGGGTGCCAAAGAATTTGAAAACAAATAGGGTCTGGATCTTTGTCTTAAGATCTCAATGATCTCTTTTTTGGCAGTTGTATAACCGCCCATTGCACCACCGAGTGCTTTACCTAATGTTCCGGTAATAATATCTACCCGGTCTAAAACCCCTTTTTCTTCAGGAGTTCCAATTCCCTTCTCTCCTATAAAACCGGTAGCATGACATTCATCTATCATTACCATCGCATCATATTTATCTGCGAGGTCACATATTTTATCCAAAGGAGCTACTAATCCATCCATAGAAAACACACCGTCGGTAACAATTAATTTGAATCTGGCTCCTTTCTCATTCGCATCTATCAATTGTTTTTCCAGGTCTTCCATATTCCCGTTTTCGTAACGGTATCTGGCAGCTTTGCACAGTCTAACGCCGTCAATAATTGAAGCATGATTGAGAGAATCAGAAATTATGGCATCTTCTTTTGTTAATAGCGGTTCAAAAATCCCTCCGTTCGCATCAAAACAGGCAGCATAAAGTATCGTGTCTTCAGTTCCGTAGAAATCGGAAATCTTTTGTTCCAGTTCCTTGTGAATATCCTGAGTTCCGCAAATAAAACGTACGCTGGACATTCCAAATCCGTGGGTATCCATAGTATCTTTTGCGGCTTGAATTACTTCAGGATGTGAAGACAATCCCAGGTAATTATTAGCACAGAAGTTAATCACTTCCTGGCCTGATGCTATTTTTATAACGGCATCCTGAGGCCCGGTAATAATCCGTTCCCTTTTATAAAGTCCGTCATCTTTGATTTCTTCAATTTCCTTTTCTAAATGTTCTTTTATTTTTCCGTACATATTCGTTTATTTTTCTTCTAATTATTTTGCAACATAGTCAACATAAAATTATATACCGACTCAATTCACAAATTTAAACTTCTTTTATACATTCTTGATAAGAATAGGATTATTGGTATAGACCAACAAGCATTTATCTACATTATACCCCATTTCACTCAAAGCATCCGAATAATTTGAAATTTGCTTTGTATGAGTATCTACAAATCCTCCGGTTTTATAGTCGATAATAGTAATATTCTTTCCGTCGATATTTATCCTGTCTGGCCTTAAGCGTTTACCTTCTGTGGTGATAATCTCTTTTTCATTAAGATTTTTTGTTCCGCCGGTATAATATTGATGTAATTCTGGATGATTTATAATTCCTGAAATAAGATCTGTAATTTCTCTTTTAGATGCTTTAGTGATCATTCCTGAATTTATTGCCCAGATAACTGCTTTGTCAAGATCTGCAGAAGTATTGATTTGTGCCAGGATCTCATGAGCAATCTCCCCTTTCTCAATGGCTTCCTGTTGTTTAGAATCCCATAGCGAGCCAGATCTTGTAACAATATGCACGGCTTTATTTTGAGTGGAGGATGAGTAGTAATGCTTATTGGAAATACTAAAATTTCCGGCTTTTTTTGATTCAATTAATTTTTCTGAATCCCCAAATTCATATTTCAAGCTATCATTCCATTTACCAGTAGATCTGAGATAATTGATAAGTAGATCAGGAATATTGGGAGAATTCTTGGCTTTATCGTGATAATTGGAAAGAATATATAATTGTTGGGCAGCCCTGGTTGATGCAACATACAGTACATTTAACGTATCCAGTTCATTTTTGTAGATCAGGTCATTATATTTTGCTGCCGCATTCTCGTTCCAGTTGAGCATTTTCTGAGATGCGCTTACATAAGCGACAGGGATGTTTTCATCATTTATATTTAACCATAAATTATCATTTCTGGTATCCTGAAGGTCTGAATTTGCAAATGGATATATCACCACCGGGAACTCCAATCCTTTAGATTTATGAATGGTCATGATCTGCACCGCATTGTCTGTTTCGGGAACCACAATGCTGAGTTTATCTTTTTTCTGATCCCATTTTTCAAGAAAATCATTCAGACTGTTCGAAGTTTTTTGAGAGGTTTCAAAAACAAAATCCAGAAAGAATTGAATGTAAGCATCAGATTTTTCAACTAAATGAAAACTTTTAATGATATACTCAATAGATTCATATAAGGAGAGTCTTTTAAGCTGCTCCATTTCAAACTGAACATTATAATCTGAAAGCCAATCGAAGAATTCTGCTCCATTTTTTGGTAAATTTTGCAAAAGGATTTGATGAGTTTCTTCAGGAGCTACATAAGTTTCAGCTAAATAATCAAAAACCTGGAGTTTTAATTGGTCATCCTCAGAATTCACAGAGAATGCAAGGAGATTTACTATAAACTGGACTTTTTTCGATTGGGAAAGAAGCAAGGTTTCAGACGAAATTACTGAAATTGAATGCTCGTTTAGAAATTCGGCAATGGCTACACCTTCACTCTTTTTTCTGGTTAAAATGCAAATGTCTCTTCTGTTAAGGCCTTTTAAATCCAGGTTCTTTATGATTTCCAGGATCTTTTTAGGATAGATTTCAAATTCTTCCTCCCGGTTATCGGCTTCTACAAATTCAATATTCACATAACCGAAATCTCCTTTTTTAGGTTTTTGAGCAGACGCTTGAAAAAGCTCAGCATATTCTGGAAAACTAATTATAGATGCAGCAAACTGAAAAAAACTGTTATTGAAATTCACAATTTCAGAACCACTTCTAAAATTGTCGGGGAGATTTACCACCTTTTGTTCCGTTTGAAAAGGTGTTATCTTTAGGTTGCTAAGGTCTAATAATTGCTCAGCTCTTCCGCCACGCCACCTGTAAATACTTTGTTTGGCATCACCAACGAGCGTAAGTCCCGCAGCTTCGGCAGAATCTAACTTGTTGCCAATTAAAGGAATTAAATTTTCCCATTGCATAGTAGAAGTATCCTGAAATTCGTCTATAAAATAATGTTGATACCGTTCACCAAGCCGTTCATATATAAAAGGCACCGGTTGATCTTTTACCTGCTCACTAATTTTTGGATTGAATTCTGAGATAAGGACTAGATTTCTATCTTTTTTAATCTCTTGGACTTCACGGTTTATTTCATTTAATAAAGACAATTGTACCAGGTTTTTCCTTATTTCATTGAGAAATTCAATTTGGAAAAAAGCTTGCCTGGAAGCATTAAATATTTCGGCTATATCACTTTGAATAGAATCGAGAGCAATTTTAGCGACTTCACTTGCTTTCTTCGGATATAATGGCTGGTCTCCAATTTTTTCTGCCCATTTAGCATTAAAATTTACAGATGTATTTCCAGATTGAAGTTTTCTGAAATGTTTGGGCACATATTGCCCGCTAAAATCTGTTTCCTGGATGTCATTATTCTGTATAAGTTCAAAAAATGAATCTGCAGTAAGTTTTAATGTTTCTCCGGCAATTTTAATGTCAGATCGCAACTTCTTACCAAATTTCTCAAAATCCTCTAAGCTTTTATTCCTTAGTTGTTCAATAGGTTTTTGGTGGTTCTCATTAATTAAGAGTTTCGAAATACTAAAAAGATCCCGACTAATATCCCAGCTTTTATCGTCATCGGTTTTAGATAGCGTATAGTCTACAAGAACTTTTGTGAGTTTTTTATCTGAACCTGCACGACTAATCAAACTATCTACTGCTTCCAGTAAAATTTCATCGGCACTAAGTTCTACCTCAAAATTCATCGGGATGCCAAGATCTCGTGCAAAGGTTCTCAAAACCCTGTGTGTAAAACCATCGATAGTTGAAATTTCAAAAGCAGCATAGTTATGGATAATACTCTTTAAAATTTCAGCAGATTTAGTTCTGATGCACTCTGTTGAATACCCAGTTTCTTCAATAATTGCTTTTAAAAGCGGATTATTTTCTGAAGAAACTTCTGCTTTCGAGAATTCAGAAAGACTTTCTATGATCCTGGTTTTCATCTCTCCCACAGCTTTATTCGTAAAAGTTATCGCCAGAATATTTTTATATCGATCTCTTTTTTTAGAAGAATATAGTATGATGAGATATTCCTTTACGAGGGTAAAGGTCTTGCCCGAGCCAGCAGAGGCATTATAAATAGTAAAAGAGTTTTTCAAAGAAATATTATTATCTAAATTAACTACAATTGTGAAACTTTAAATTTAAAATAAAAATGACTTTTAATGTGTAGATGCTTTTAAGTATTTTATAACACTAAATAATTTCCATTAAATACCTGAATAGCTAAATTTGGGTGAGTTTAAGTACTAATCACTAAAAAATCAGATAATTATGTCTTTTGAATTACCAAAATTAAAATATGCTTTTGATGCATTGGAGCCACATATAGATGCGAAAACTATGGAAATTCACCATGGTAAGCACCATGCGGGTTATACTAAGAAACTAAATGCCGCAATCGAAGGAACCGATATGGATGGAAAAAATATCGAGAACATTTTGAAAAATCTTGATAAGTCTAATAAAGCAGTTCGTAACAACGGTGGTGGATTTTACAATCACAGTTTATTCTGGGAAATTATGTCTCCTGATGGAGGTGGAAAGCCAGAAGGTGAACTTGCAAGCGCGATAGATGCTGCTTACGGTTCTTTTGAAGCTTTTAAGGAAGAATTTTCAAAAGCTGCGGCAGGACAGTTTGGTTCTGGATGGGCTTGGCTTTGTGTACATAACGGAGGTAAAGTAGAAGTTTGCTCAACTCCAAATCAGGATAATCCACTTATGCCAGAAGTAGGTTGTGGTGGAGCTCCAATTTTAGGACTTGATGTTTGGGAACATGCTTATTATTTAAATTATCAAAATAAGCGTCCAGAATATATTGATGCCTTCTTTAATGTAATAGACTGGAAAGAAGTTTCAAGTAGATATGCTAAGGCAAAATAATATTATTAAAACTATTTATATAGCATAGAAAAGGCCGCAGATGCGGCTTTTTTTATGCACTTATCTGAGTTAACGCCATAAAAAAAGGCGGAATAAATTCCACCTTTCTTTGCCCCAAATCTACCATGAACTTAACCTACTTATGCTATGGTACAATAAATATATATCGAATTATCTTCTGAAATTTAATTTTTAGACGAAATACCCAGATATTAGTTAAATAGCTGTTTTTTAGTTTTTTGAGT contains these protein-coding regions:
- a CDS encoding OmpA family protein; the protein is MKHLSKIVLASLLFLGFTSVQAQDADNPWAIGIGTNAVDFYPTGEDAPLGGMFDEYFNTGDHWNILPAVSKLSVSRYIGAGFVGEISGSINQIDKYGDRSVGDLSYYAVDLSADYSLRALLNDGWIDPVLGIGGGYTWIGDQDGSDLENFSNPTLNGKAGVNFWFSDNIALTLESKYKHTFDTDGAQHFQHAAGIKFMFGGTDSDGDGIYDKDDECPEQPGLEEFNGCPDTDGDGIEDRQDACPNEAGLAEFDGCPDSDGDGVADPDDDCPEVAGLAEMNGCPDADGDGVRDDEDNCPDEAGPAENDGCPWADTDGDGVLDKDDDCPEEAGPAASNGCPEPTAEVISELNEYSKTVLFDLNKATIRPESEEALQSIHDIMHEYSTTIFHIEGHTDSSGSDSYNMKLSKERAASVATWLEQNGIPAKRLTSEGYGETQPIATNSTAKGRQDNRRVEISLDKDKEMKDKSKDKK
- the kbl gene encoding glycine C-acetyltransferase, producing MYGKIKEHLEKEIEEIKDDGLYKRERIITGPQDAVIKIASGQEVINFCANNYLGLSSHPEVIQAAKDTMDTHGFGMSSVRFICGTQDIHKELEQKISDFYGTEDTILYAACFDANGGIFEPLLTKEDAIISDSLNHASIIDGVRLCKAARYRYENGNMEDLEKQLIDANEKGARFKLIVTDGVFSMDGLVAPLDKICDLADKYDAMVMIDECHATGFIGEKGIGTPEEKGVLDRVDIITGTLGKALGGAMGGYTTAKKEIIEILRQRSRPYLFSNSLAPSIVGASIKVFDMLKNDDSLRKKLKENTAYFKKEIKEAGFEIIDGEAAIVPVMLHDAKLSQDMADKLLEEGIYVIGFFYPVVPKGKARIRVQLSAAHNKEHLDKAIAAFKKVGKELKVI
- a CDS encoding UvrD-helicase domain-containing protein, coding for MKNSFTIYNASAGSGKTFTLVKEYLIILYSSKKRDRYKNILAITFTNKAVGEMKTRIIESLSEFSKAEVSSENNPLLKAIIEETGYSTECIRTKSAEILKSIIHNYAAFEISTIDGFTHRVLRTFARDLGIPMNFEVELSADEILLEAVDSLISRAGSDKKLTKVLVDYTLSKTDDDKSWDISRDLFSISKLLINENHQKPIEQLRNKSLEDFEKFGKKLRSDIKIAGETLKLTADSFFELIQNNDIQETDFSGQYVPKHFRKLQSGNTSVNFNAKWAEKIGDQPLYPKKASEVAKIALDSIQSDIAEIFNASRQAFFQIEFLNEIRKNLVQLSLLNEINREVQEIKKDRNLVLISEFNPKISEQVKDQPVPFIYERLGERYQHYFIDEFQDTSTMQWENLIPLIGNKLDSAEAAGLTLVGDAKQSIYRWRGGRAEQLLDLSNLKITPFQTEQKVVNLPDNFRSGSEIVNFNNSFFQFAASIISFPEYAELFQASAQKPKKGDFGYVNIEFVEADNREEEFEIYPKKILEIIKNLDLKGLNRRDICILTRKKSEGVAIAEFLNEHSISVISSETLLLSQSKKVQFIVNLLAFSVNSEDDQLKLQVFDYLAETYVAPEETHQILLQNLPKNGAEFFDWLSDYNVQFEMEQLKRLSLYESIEYIIKSFHLVEKSDAYIQFFLDFVFETSQKTSNSLNDFLEKWDQKKDKLSIVVPETDNAVQIMTIHKSKGLEFPVVIYPFANSDLQDTRNDNLWLNINDENIPVAYVSASQKMLNWNENAAAKYNDLIYKNELDTLNVLYVASTRAAQQLYILSNYHDKAKNSPNIPDLLINYLRSTGKWNDSLKYEFGDSEKLIESKKAGNFSISNKHYYSSSTQNKAVHIVTRSGSLWDSKQQEAIEKGEIAHEILAQINTSADLDKAVIWAINSGMITKASKREITDLISGIINHPELHQYYTGGTKNLNEKEIITTEGKRLRPDRINIDGKNITIIDYKTGGFVDTHTKQISNYSDALSEMGYNVDKCLLVYTNNPILIKNV
- a CDS encoding superoxide dismutase yields the protein MSFELPKLKYAFDALEPHIDAKTMEIHHGKHHAGYTKKLNAAIEGTDMDGKNIENILKNLDKSNKAVRNNGGGFYNHSLFWEIMSPDGGGKPEGELASAIDAAYGSFEAFKEEFSKAAAGQFGSGWAWLCVHNGGKVEVCSTPNQDNPLMPEVGCGGAPILGLDVWEHAYYLNYQNKRPEYIDAFFNVIDWKEVSSRYAKAK